The following coding sequences are from one Sciurus carolinensis chromosome 11, mSciCar1.2, whole genome shotgun sequence window:
- the Gal gene encoding galanin peptides: MAGGRALLLAALLLAAALPATLGLWPQVKEKRGWTLNSAGYLLGPHAIDSHRSFSDKHGLAGKRELQPEDEVKPGSLDRSLPENSIVRTVVEFLTFLHLKEAGALHSLAGLPSEVSSEDTEQS; the protein is encoded by the exons ATGGCCGGAGGCCGCGCCCTGCTGCTCGCTGCGCTCCTGCTCGCCGCCGCGCTGCCCGCCACGCTGGGGCTCTGGCCGCAG GTAAAGGAAAAGAGAGGCTGGACCCTGAACAGCGCCGGCTACCTTTTGGGCCCAC ATGCCATCGACAGCCACAGATCCTTTAGCGACAAGCATGGCCTGGCTGGCAAGCGGGAACTCCAGCCCGAGGATGAAGTGAAGCCAG GAAGCCTTGACAGGTCGCTGCCTGAGAACAGTATAGTGCGCACAGTAGTTGAGTTTCTGACTTTCTTGCATCTCAAAG agGCCGGAGCCCTCCACAGCCTGGCCGGTCTCCCCTCGGAGGTCTCCTCAGAAGACACAGAGCAGTCCTGA